The proteins below are encoded in one region of Apium graveolens cultivar Ventura chromosome 4, ASM990537v1, whole genome shotgun sequence:
- the LOC141721448 gene encoding FCS-Like Zinc finger 14-like, producing the protein MAELKPNKRRLSINLSFLSLNDQTQTSLNFPTKSSKKFENGQDGVVGLGIVAAMTQWDHTHDPLISTRPGFLGVSPKSNPIPIFGNMVDSDCKSVGPNFEDDMELSEEYTCVISHIGNNLIKKSEYFDGNLTSKCETTVSEKDGRDWVSSGVFLPPSRTNAGESAAVAVFGTADFLSSCYLCKKKLHGLDIFMYRGEKAFCSAECRYKQISTDELKEKRRSGVKKPQEYSVSPCSGPMQFSAGMAAA; encoded by the exons ATGGCAGAATTGAAGCCAAACAAAAGAAGATTATCAATCAACCTTTCATTTCTAAGCCTCAATGATCAAACACAAACCTCTCTTAATTTCCCCACAAAATCATCCAAGAAATTTGAAAATGGACAAGATGGTGTTGTGGGTCTTGGAATTGTAGCTGCTATGACCCAATGGGATCATACCCATGACCCGTTAATTTCGACCCGACCCGGGTTCTTGGGTGTTTCTCCAAAATCCAATCCAATTCCTATTTTTGGGAATATGGTTGATTCTGATTGTAAGTCTGTGGGGCCCAATTTTGAGGATGATATGGAGTTGTCTGAAGAGTATACTTGTGTTATATCTCATATTGGGAACAATTTGATCAAGAAAAGTGAGTATTTTGATGGGAATTTGACTAGTAAGTGTGAGACTACTGTGAGTGAGAAAGATGGTAGAGATTGGGTGAGTTCTGGTGTGTTTTTGCCGCCTTCGAGGACTAATGCTGGTGAATCTGCAGCTGTGGCGGTGTTTGGGACAGCTGATTTTCTGAGTTCTTGTTATCTTTGCAAGAAGAAGCTTCATGGATTGGACATTTTCATGTATAG AGGAGAAAAGGCATTTTGTAGTGCAGAGTGCCGGTACAAGCAGATATCAACTGATGAGCTAAAGGAGAAACGCAGATCTGGAGTGAAAAAACCGCAGGAGTACTCTGTTTCACCCTGCTCCGGGCCGATGCAGTTTTCAGCTGGGATGGCTGCAGCATGA